The following DNA comes from Cyanobacteriota bacterium.
AGGAGGTTGGCTGATGTGCATCCGGGCGGCTTGCGGGTGCCATGAGAGAGTTAACCAACCCCGTCGCTCTAGAGTGCGCAGAGCCAGTAAGACCGTGTAGCGATCGCGCTGATAAACCTTCTCTAAGCGAGCAGGAATCCAGTTGGCCTTTAGATCTGCCACAACCGCCATCAGAGTGGTGTAGTCAACCGCCTGCATAACCGTCCTGCCCTACTCAAGGTGGATTCCTAAGGCCTGTAACTGTGCTGGATCCAAGTTGCGTAACTGGTCAAGAAGTTGCTGGCGTTGCTGCTCAGCTTGCTCAGCCCGTCGTCGTTCTTGCGCTAGTTTTTGCTGCTCTTGGGCAAGGCGCTCAACTGCCCAGGGGAGTATATTACCGTCTGCATCCCACCAGCGTAGCCAGTAACCGTTGCGGCCCTCTTTTTCACCACGCCAAGCCCCTAGGAACAGGTTCATGGGAGCAATCCAGTTGCGATCGTTTTCATCTGAAGCCTTAAACTGATACCGCCCTTCCGCTAATACATACAGCTCCAGCGCACTACTGATTGGCTCAAAGATGGCATAGTAGGGAACCTGGAGAATTTGCTCATAAAAAAACCACTTACCGGGGGGATAGGTTTGCTTGCTGGAATATTCTTCGCCGTCTTCATCGGAGAGAAATTCCATTACAATCACGGGTAGGTCTCCCTCTAGGTGGGGGGTGTAGCTTTTGCGATCAACACCTGCTTCCAGCGGCATGACATTAGGTACATAGACCCAATCAGGAGCCTTA
Coding sequences within:
- a CDS encoding NFACT family protein, which translates into the protein MQAVDYTTLMAVVADLKANWIPARLEKVYQRDRYTVLLALRTLERRGWLTLSWHPQAARMHISQPP
- a CDS encoding Uma2 family endonuclease; its protein translation is MTVTPIQVSSTHSTAAKTSGLPVVTWEPLPEDFRLPNDPVDNTGQPLLAGALHESLELAGLIQPHMLIATNFGLCATLNGKFTVKAPDWVYVPNVMPLEAGVDRKSYTPHLEGDLPVIVMEFLSDEDGEEYSSKQTYPPGKWFFYEQILQVPYYAIFEPISSALELYVLAEGRYQFKASDENDRNWIAPMNLFLGAWRGEKEGRNGYWLRWWDADGNILPWAVERLAQEQQKLAQERRRAEQAEQQRQQLLDQLRNLDPAQLQALGIHLE